One region of Lampris incognitus isolate fLamInc1 chromosome 4, fLamInc1.hap2, whole genome shotgun sequence genomic DNA includes:
- the LOC130111293 gene encoding troponin I, fast skeletal muscle-like, which produces MSEKKMSLSRTNHLKSLLLQIGQVMLEQEAQKVEEEKGKYMEDNCPPLLIPGSMQDLQELCRKLHKQIDLVDEERYDMESKVAKSNKEIEDLKIKVQDLKGKFKKPALRKVRMSADAMLAALLGSKHKVSLDLRANLKQVRKEAKEEEKQSGNWRKTIEDKAGMEGRKKMFETEA; this is translated from the exons ATGTCGGA GAAAAAGATGTCGTTGAGCCGTACAAATCATCTGAAG AGCTTGTTGCTTCAGATCGGCCAAGTCATGCTGGAGCAGGAGGCCCAGAaggtggaggaggagaaggggaagtACATGGAGGACAACTGCCCCCCTCTCCTCATCCCTGGCTCCATGCAGGACCTTCAG GAGCTGTGCAGGAAACTTCACAAGCAGATTGACTTGGTGGATGAGGAACGTTATGACATGGAGAGCAAAGTGGCAAAGTCCAATAAGGAG ATTGAAGACCTGAAAATTAAAGTCCAGGACCTGAAGGGCAAATTTAAGAAGCCAGCCCTGAGGAAAGTGCGCATGTCTGCCGATGCCATGTTGGCCGCTCTCCTGGGCTCTAAGCACAAAGTCTCCTTGGACCTGAGGGCCAACCTCAAACAGGTCAGgaaggaggccaaagaggag GAGAAACAGTCAGGCAACTGGAGGAAGACCATTGAAGACAAGGCCGGCATGGAGGGCAGGAAAAAGATGTTTGAGACAGAGGCTTAA